The Theobroma cacao cultivar B97-61/B2 chromosome 1, Criollo_cocoa_genome_V2, whole genome shotgun sequence genome contains the following window.
GGGGATTTGAACTCTGCTCTCTAGGCAGGGGGATAATGCACCAAttaatgagccaaatgctcggTTGCTGAATGGTTTTATTAGCTTGAATGTGTTTACCTGGTAAAGTTGGATGAGTTCATTTCTGATCGAATGGCTGGAATGGTTTGTCAACTATGCTGTAGCACTTATGCTTTTTGATGgattactttctttttttctctccagTCTTTTGGATCTTACTCTAGGAAATCAATTGAATTACATACCCCCTCCATTCCTTACACTATGTTTGGTaggaaggaaggaaaaaaagtgagtaaaggaaaaaagaagagaaaggaaagttgtttttccttttccttgtATTTGGtatgaaagatgaaaaatagagggaaagaaagagagttaGATCCTAACAAGTCAATCTCCTTTTAACGAGATATGGCATAACAACTGGAACTTCATGTAGATTCATATGGTGGTTATAACTCCTTCAAATAGTTCCTAAAAATGGACAATATCTGAATGAGTCTAAGCTTGAATACTTTCCTGAGCTCATTAACTTTCCTATAACCAAATTCATAGACATTTTCCCCCAAGGGTTGAGACTTTACTAAAATTCTGTAGTACTTGAATGATAGGTCTAATAATGCTGCCCAATAATACAGGAGTGGCAgcattaatttaaacaatgcTTAGTAAAATTCACAATAGTGTTTACATCACTTGTTGaagaattcaaatcataaaatatttgtacaTCTCATGATGTGAAGTTTAtcgataaaatatttcatctttACAATGCTAGGACTCATCTCAGTCATTTGTTACTAACATGATGCTGGAGGAATGTTTTCTCTAGTAATCCAGATGTcacatttatatttttagctGCAGAATTATAATACAATCCTTTGCTTATTTTACGTAAAATAAGAGTATGATGGGCTACTGTTTGAATAATTCCTTTTGTTGTTTGATGGTTGTGCCTTGCAGGCTCCATTCATAAACAGGTACTACGGGAAGGCCCACGAGGTTCTCTAATTGAGCTTTCGAGCTTTCATTCCGGAAGTAGCGTAGTTGAGAGATGCTCTAAAAGCGTGCTTTGGCTCCCAAGAGTGTCATATCAAGCATTGGTTACTACATCTCCAGGAAGCTTTGGGAGCATGCCTCTGGTGCCCCCCATCACGGCCAGGTGTGTTTTAGGAGATAGATTTAAATTAGAGCTCCATAACTCTTTAGATAAACAAAGCAGGTGCTCTTGTTACAAATAGGCGGAACTTGTAGTATACTTTATTGaggcatttcaaaatttttcaaggaaacTTTAATCTTGAGGTGCTAAAAATCCCTATGCAGTTGCAGCCTGAGTATGTCTTGATTTTACTCTTTATCCCCCCTTTTCCTATCTTTGATTCCGACTGATTGTAATAGtagaataaattaatatacaaCAATTCAATTCTGAGAAATATTAATGAAAAGACTAGCCAAATCAGTTTCCTAGATTAAATCTCGGTGAATCAACTGGGAATCCCATGGTTTTTGATTGTTGTATATGCTTACAAGGTAACTGGACCGAGAAATGTTTAGAAAAGGAACATAGCTGTATTCTTGTACAGAATCTGTAAGCAGCTTAACAATTGCAAAATTCTGACAGCAATTGttacttttaaaattctcCCTGGTTGGGCACCAGTAACCTTCAGCAAACTCTTCCTTGCTGCCTTGCATGATTCCGTGCAGGAAATTCACAGAGAAGCAGGTATGAAAACCCTGGTGAGATTATTTTGTTGAGTCTTACAacttgaaggaaaaaaaaaaaaaataataataaagagtGAATATCAGCTCAGCATCCATTCCTTTACTAGGGTGAacattatttgattaaaatcgAATTAATCGGTTAAAATGATTCAGTTTGTCTGATTATTCAGTTAATTTCTGTAGTGCTCCATTTATTAGATTTAATCGGTCAGTTTTGATTTCGATTCtaagattaaaaattcaatgaattgaattaatcaaactaacaagataaaatttacaGCTCATTAACCGTGAAGCTCAATAAATACacaaataatttgataaaatattttaatgtttcTAAACATATATTATTGGGATTTCAcaatctaaatttatttattttgtactgAAAATTGGACTCAATCTcgttattttaattgtttcaaTAATCGACTGAATTAATTAATCTAATTCAATTACTGGTTAATccattataacatattattcCGTTGATTGGATTAacgaaaaatcaaaattcggttaatttgtttttaaagattttgtgaTGGATTAATAGAGATAGGGCAAATCCAAGGGCAGTGAACAATGAGGAAGGGGAACGGGCTGGGGCACATGTTTTTGTTTCCCGGATAATTCACCACTCGGTTCGATCATAAGGTAAAAGTAAATCTtcaatataaagaaaaagcatATATCGCGCAGAAGGCTGCAACTATTTTTCATaacttcataattttattaataatgttAAAAAGTAGAATAATTGGACAACAAAATACACTTCACTGATGCCTCTTGAACCTCCACTTTTTTTGTCGGTAGGAAAACACCTGCTGGAAAATCAACTGAAGCAACACAGCCTACAATAACACTGATAAATTACCCCAACCAATCCCACAAAATTATTTGCCTGACAACAAATAGGCACTTTGACATATACTAGTCCCCAGTGGACCAAGGATAACCTCACAAGCAGCCACCTCAGCTCACCAAACTCTAGCTTCCACCATCAGCATCTAAAACCAGCACCATGAAATGATCTTTCCACTCGCTCAGGCTCGCGAAAGGCATAAGACCACACAACAATGGCAGAATCAAAAGTataatagaatagaatagtgATCTTCGGATCCAGTAAGGAAGCAGTGGCCTCTGTCTCATCGCTTGAGATACATTAAAAGGTCCATGAAGAATGATGAACAGCACCGATGTAAAGACATTTGAGAGGAAATGCAACAAGCATAGAATCTCCCAGTAGACGAGCCAACGATAGCCATTTCCTCCCAACATATCTACACAGAACTTCCCAGCCAAACCACAGGCAATTCCTAGCAGCAACATTATGAAAGTGACTGGCATTGTCTGTTTTGAAATTGCTGAACGCTGTACAATCAAATAAGCTACTGCAAGAATCATCAAGAAGGCAAACATCATTTGACTCATAACTTGAACCTGGCACTTAAGAGTGTGGAGCCCCGAATTGAAAGATGCCATTGGCTTTGGGATCCACCAAGACTTGGATTCCTGGAAAAAATCAaagctttatttaatattattgaGACATATAAAGTAATCTTAGAGTGGAAGCATAGCAAAGAAAAGAtgatttatcatgaatggTGTGATAATGCCGGGCACTAAATGTCAAGAGGTATATATTGGAACAGATATTTATCTAAAACAGGACAGTGGTAACAGATAAATATTGGATGATGTAAACAGTTAAACAGTGCACTGAGTTTAAGACAGATTGTTGTcgtcaaaatttcaaaagacaAACACCATAAAAGACAAGTTGGCAGTCTCCTATAGAAAAGTTTTTCCTACATTAAATTCTGTTGCCATAGTGCAACTGAACATCAACCTTAGTTCCGGAGCCATTCACAATTTATTTGCCCCATAATCCATAGATTCAATGCCTACAGGCCTAAAGGCTACTTTAATTTTCCACATATAGTTGCAGAGTAAGCAACAATGGTCATTCACTCAAAAAGCAACAATTAGAAGACAAGCTTTCATGTAGTGTTGTTGGGGGATTACTTTCATGGGCTTGGGAACATAGTTAAGGAGAAAATTACCAAACACATGATTTGACATTAAGTGTTACCTAATATAATGGtcaaaacaaatcaaaagatATTAAAACTAACTTCTAATGGTCGAGCAAACCTTGGGAGGCATTTAATCAACCAAAGCCAGGAAAAGGAAGTTGCCCTTACCTCAAGTGAAGGATTACAAGATGATGTAGCATCAGTAATCCTTTTGTAAGAATAAATATAAGCACCATATATAAGGAAGAATGTCATGATGAACAAGCCAGCAACAAGACAATCTATGCACTTTTTAAGCAATTCGGCATGTCTTGTATCTTCCAGTTGGTTCTTGAACTTTTCAGCTTTAAAGGATGCCTTTGATATACCCATTGCTAATTTTGATCTCTCCAGATGGTTTGAGTCAATGTTTAGAGCTAGCTGTctctctttcaatttcaactttttcattGTAAGACCAAGCTCTAATGTCTTGAGGTCGTTAGAACGAACTTGCTCTATAACAGATTTCTCAATCGTGCTGAGGACTGACTGGTTTAGGACAGAACTTGGAGTGACACAAGCCAGTTGGTTTACTTGTCCAGGAATGGCAAGCTCCTGATTCATGGAATCAGTTTGGATATTCTCCTGTACCTCTTCATAAATATTGCATTGATTCTGAGTTGCAATGCAAGGCAGGTCAACTTCTGAGTTTGAATCCTTTATATCAAAAGAGCTTATATAACATCCACTTCTGCTTGAAGTTTCATCTGAAGTAGAACTTTCCACGTTATTGGAGTCAAGTAGATTTTTTTCCTTGTGCTTGGATGACTCATTAATCAATCTAAGAGTCCTCAAGGTGCTTCCAAATGATTTCTCAAAGTTCCTCACGAAACAATCAAACTTGTCTCCAAAAACCTGTCACCAAGTGAACCATAAAAGCAAAAGGCATATACTCaataagcatcattgatggtGTGA
Protein-coding sequences here:
- the LOC18611665 gene encoding protein CPR-5 gives rise to the protein MDVLFSSSPPSLQPCESPACSTALPPNDDSDPTVENHSPSPRPSLINRKKKKTIDKDAPSSSPCSASCSSSIQRGTRVPFKRRITRVRFGPVRRSEVGDVESIALPLGMSFAAVVAQVLERKDVTNKSLSPDYLSVICTSAVRESLANVFGDKFDCFVRNFEKSFGSTLRTLRLINESSKHKEKNLLDSNNVESSTSDETSSRSGCYISSFDIKDSNSEVDLPCIATQNQCNIYEEVQENIQTDSMNQELAIPGQVNQLACVTPSSVLNQSVLSTIEKSVIEQVRSNDLKTLELGLTMKKLKLKERQLALNIDSNHLERSKLAMGISKASFKAEKFKNQLEDTRHAELLKKCIDCLVAGLFIMTFFLIYGAYIYSYKRITDATSSCNPSLEESKSWWIPKPMASFNSGLHTLKCQVQVMSQMMFAFLMILAVAYLIVQRSAISKQTMPVTFIMLLLGIACGLAGKFCVDMLGGNGYRWLVYWEILCLLHFLSNVFTSVLFIILHGPFNVSQAMRQRPLLPYWIRRSLFYSIILLILPLLCGLMPFASLSEWKDHFMVLVLDADGGS